One Scophthalmus maximus strain ysfricsl-2021 chromosome 1, ASM2237912v1, whole genome shotgun sequence genomic region harbors:
- the eva1ba gene encoding eva-1 homolog Ba, producing MDVKKKEMDLLSNSIAAYAHIKANPESFGLYFVLGVCFGLVLTLCLLVIRISCKPRTNVAPSTPEKKQLKDISEEEEEEEEESEDEDDEEGVDVEAPALLPITEIPVGNHNGPSDGTLGRVNVFTSAEELERAQRLEERERIIREIWRNGQPDILGSGTGTIGRVHYY from the exons ATGGAcgtgaagaaaaaggaaatggacCTCTTGAGCAACAGCATAGCTGCTTATGCGCACATTAAAG CAAACCCGGAGAGCTTTGGTCTCTACTTTGTGCTCGGAGTGTGTTTCGGCCTGGTGCTCACGCTCTGCCTCCTGGTCATCCGCATCTCCTGCAAGCCACGGACCAACGTCGCGCCCTCCACGCCAGAGAAAAAACAGTTGAAAGACatcagcgaggaggaggaggaggaggaggaggagagtgaggatgaagatgacgaAGAAGGGGTCGATGTTGAGGCGCCGGCCCTCTTGCCCATCACAGAAATCCCTGTTGGCAATCACAACGGCCCCTCGGATGGGACGCTGGGGCGCGTGAACGTATTCACTTCAGCCGAAGAGCTGGAACGGGCACAGCgactggaggagagggaacgTATCATACGAGAGATCTGGAGGAACGGCCAACCTGATATTCTGGGGTCGGGCACAGGGACGATTGGAAGAGTGCATTACTACTAA